The DNA window TCAACGATGCTAGGTGGCTAACCACCCTGATTTGCTTGTGCCGACGGAGGAGCTGAGGTGCGTGGCTGTGCTTCAAAGGCTGATGAAGGATCACATGACCGCCGCCAACCTCCATGCTAACTGCAATTAGCAGCTGATGAATGGAGGCCTGCCACCACAACCCAATTAGGGCCGGGACAAATGCGGATGCAGACGGCGGCCCTCGCTCGTGTCCCCTGTTCTGACATCTggatgcaaataataataataataataataaataatataataataatctctgCCAGTCCTTCAAAGGAAGACCAAGACAGGAAGTCGTAGTCACCGTTAAGCAGATCTTTAGTGTTTGGGACTCACCCAGGATCTTGACGGTCTGCCTGTGCGAGCGTTGGCGGGCCAAGGCGCACGGGCCCCGCACGTCGCTCTCGCTCTTCCACAGCTTGCAGCCGATGGAGCCGTAGAGGAAGACGAGGCAGAGCATGGGGCAGAAGAAGTAGGCGGTGGACACCCACAGCATGATGTGCAGCCGGCCCGAGCCGATGGCGTCGCCCGTGTGCTTGCACTGGCCGGCGCGAGTGTCGTTGTCGTACTCCACGCCCACAAGGAAGAGCGTGGGCGCCGCAGACGCTAGGGCGAAGCCCCACAGGGCGGCGATGATGTACTGCACCCGGCGCTTGGTCACCAGCGCCTTGGCCCTGAGCGGGAAGCCGATGGCCAGGTAGCGCTCCACTCCGAGCGCCGTGATGTGCAAGATGGTGGCCGACGTGCAGCCCTCGAAGACGTAGTGGTAGAGCAAGCACACGGCCTCGCCGAACAGCCACGGCACGTACTTCCACAAGCGGTAGAGGTCAAAGGGCAGGCACAGGAAGATGAGCAGGTCGGACACGGCCATGCTGGACAGGTACAGGTTGGTGGTGGTCTTCATGTCCTTGAAGTGCTGGATGATGAGGATGGTCATGGTGTTGCCCGTCACGCCCACGATGAAGATGACTATGCAGATGACGGTGACGAGGATGAGGGTGGAGGTGGGGAACAGCGAGCCCTCGTAGTGGTGGTCCCACACCACGGGCGACTCCGGGGCCTCGGCCGCCCCTAACTCCACCTGGGGTCTGGTCCACGGCATGGCCGCTTCTGATGGGAAACCGCAGGAACCGTAGAAATACTCAATCTCAGGCAAAACCAAGACGAATACTACCTCATAGCGTACCAGACAGATTAGGGACGACTGCGGCCTCAACAGCAGcaaatagaaatagaatagtTTTGCAATAAAAAGTAAAGTCACATCCATATGGACACGTTAATCTCAAAAAAACATAGCATcatcaaaatatacaaaaacagcaCCTTagctttttgctctttttatccttatttaaaaataaggaaaaaatgctgtgattataaaaaaaaaaaacaaaaatactaccCAAAACAGCAGGCTATTTTTCTGCAATTTTTAAGCCAAGAAAGAAATTAtgatgtgattaaaaaaaacccaaactataaaaaaaatatattccatatataGTTATATTAAACAATTTATCATCAATTtaaacataatttttatttaactaCTGCATAAAAATGGTGATGAATTTAAGAAAAATGCTACCTGAAagagttgcatttttttaattgatcctTATGTTCAAAAcaattacatatttaaaaaaaaaatggaaaactaTGATCCAAAACTGTAGGATTTTGTTTTGCATAGGCAgaaattttgtctttatttgatGAACTATtgcataaaaatgattaaaaacagtacaaactGAAAAATGCTACCCAAAACAGCAGTAAATATTAATTTGTGTTACACTTTTGTAATCAAATggaataagaaataaatataaaaatattacggCAGCAATTTTTGGGCATTGACAGAGAATGTATTCATCGGTATTAGATGAACTATAGACTATATAGTatacagaaagttgaaattgatacccaaaacagcagcacaaagCTGATGCTAAGTAGTTTACATGTACAGACAGTATAATAATAGCGGTATGTCCAAATTACAAATACAATCGTTTAACACATCACACTGAGTCATAATCATGTCTGCTATGAAGAAATATGAACTTACCTGAACGACTAAAGTCTCAACCTGCTGCTGAGAGCTGAAGAGCAGAgagcacctcctcctcctcttcttcttcttcttcttcttcttcttcttcagggaGGTTGTGTGCATCTAATCGCCAAACCACGATAATGGGAGGAGGTTAAGATGCGCAGGAGGGAGGGGacaccagcccccccccccagtggaaATAACACATGATCCAGGCAGTACGCTAAGTGAGCTTCTGCTGTAGTCGATGTCAGTGAAAAGAAAGCAAattaaaaagaggaaaaaagataGATCAAATGATGaaattaatttctatttttaagCAAATAAAATGGAGTAAAAACCATGAAGAAATGTCAAACCTGaatgcttttttaaataaaattttaattaaatggaATACTTGCGggctacacggcggtcgagtggttagcacgcaggcaacacctagttcaattccaccctcggccatctctgtgtggaatgtgtgggttttctgtgggtactcctggcttcctcccacattccaaaaacatgctaggttaattggctaattgactccaaattgtccataggtatgtactatgtgagtgtgaatggttgtttgactatatgtgccctgtgattggctggtgaccagtccagtgtgtaccccgcctcttgcccgaagacggctgggataggctcccgcatgcctgtgaccctcatgaggataagtggtagaaaacttGCAGGTTGTAACtattattttgcatgtataCTTTATTAGTGTGTGAATGTTGTGAATTTTCATACCTGCATAGTCCATGCATGTGGACTCATTTATGGTCACACTGTGAACGAGGGACTTGTTTTGTTCCACAAAGCTCTGGTCTTGATGTTGAGGTAAGTACACTCAGTGCCGGATGCGGACTCAACGTATGTGGTTTCGACTACAGCAGTCATCAGTGACTAGGACAGGAGACTAATCACGTACTAGGCTAGCAGACCACCAGGAAAATGAAGACTAGTTTCAAAGGAGTCAGACTTGGTGAAAGACAAGAAAGCGGAATTAAGAATAATAAATCTTTTATTGTGCATGGATTTGTTGTAGATATGATGGCTATACATATAgacttttaaatacatttctatGACCATACATTTCTCCAGAAGGAAGATTGGAAAGTGATATGTCTGCTAGGTATGTCTAGTATAACAAATTGTCATTTTGGAATGTAAAGGTGTATGAGGTAACTGCAaagattaaaatgacattaaaatggttttcctccatttttgtgCATATTTGACTCATATGTCTTCTTTTGGTGAATCTCCTCCAGCAGCCAAGCGGGTCATCAAGATGTTGCGACGGCACAATCGCTATCAAAAATAGGAATCCTTCCAAAAGAGCAAATCACGTTTTGCAAGATACCTAGaggtctttttctttttgagaGCAACAAATGCCCCCCATCCCATCCTGTAGTGGATAATTatcacatggacaatttgggttTGACAGGAAGTACGTGACATCGCACAATAAACGTGTCT is part of the Doryrhamphus excisus isolate RoL2022-K1 chromosome 8, RoL_Dexc_1.0, whole genome shotgun sequence genome and encodes:
- the mlnr gene encoding motilin receptor; the encoded protein is MPWTRPQVELGAAEAPESPVVWDHHYEGSLFPTSTLILVTVICIVIFIVGVTGNTMTILIIQHFKDMKTTTNLYLSSMAVSDLLIFLCLPFDLYRLWKYVPWLFGEAVCLLYHYVFEGCTSATILHITALGVERYLAIGFPLRAKALVTKRRVQYIIAALWGFALASAAPTLFLVGVEYDNDTRAGQCKHTGDAIGSGRLHIMLWVSTAYFFCPMLCLVFLYGSIGCKLWKSESDVRGPCALARQRSHRQTVKILVVVVLAFIICWLPYHIGRNLFAQVDDYDTALLSQNFNVASMVLCYLSASINPVVYNLMSRKYRAAAKRLFLLHRHPERTRLRRHAHQRQMSATEHTATLDQSLTGV